The following coding sequences lie in one Anomaloglossus baeobatrachus isolate aAnoBae1 chromosome 7, aAnoBae1.hap1, whole genome shotgun sequence genomic window:
- the LOC142246497 gene encoding E3 ubiquitin/ISG15 ligase TRIM25-like, which produces MSSAELRDELDCSICLSLYTDPVFLRCGHNFCRSCIVSVLDAQKAAGVYSCPDCRVQYLQRPTLEKNRKLRNIVERFSSTQPEMEETGIFCTYCDSPAPAVRTCLQCETSMCHKHLAAHNKSVNHNLIVPTLTFMDQKCSTHKELLKYYCPIDDEYVCMSCWVAGDHKGHEVEPVDVAFEKKKEKLMKKMDELNPQKAKIQKRVQNLQDRKRNVQEKASDKRKNISKIFMDISKELKMAEKKALNEVSRQEEKNVSQISHLIKKLEKQEEQLSRKVRHLEEMCRVTNPIRLLQERDITDCNHGGEEDSGGDGGEVSSEEDLDEVLISLTLHQSMRDIVTNVTSELGVHVPDILLDVDTAHKWVKLSEDLKTATRSEEKQERPKSSGRFLTYAQVLSRCGLSSGRHYWEVEWNQIGGCCIGLSYPSMEKKGEQSCIGYNDKSWCLYMYGAVYEACHNSYRIILKVKPKYPTLGVFLDYEAGCLSFYELCDPIRHLHTFTASFTEPLHVVFHVYDGAAVTIRS; this is translated from the coding sequence ATGTCATCTGCTGAGCTGAGGGATGAGCTGGACTGCTCCATCTGCCTGAGCCTCTATACAGATCCCGTAttcctgagatgtggacacaacttctgccgttCGTGTATTGTGAGTGTGCTGGATGCACAGAAGGCGGCTGGAGTGTATTCCTGTCCTGACTGCAGAGTACAATATCTGCAACGTCCAACTCTGGAGAAGAACCGGAAGCTGAGGAACATAGTGGAGCGTTTCTCATCTACTCAGCCTGAGATGGAGGAGACCGGAATCTTCTGTACAtactgtgattccccagccccggCTGTAAGAACATGTCTGCAGTGTGAGACATCCATGTGTCATAAACATCTCGCAGCCCATAACAAGTCTGTGAATCATAATTTAATTGTGCCTACCTTGACATTTATGGATCAAAAATGCTCCACACACAAGGAGCTGCTGAAATACTACTGTCCTATAGACGATGAGTATGTCTGTATGTCCTGCTGGGTGGCCGGAGACCACAAGGGACATGAGGTGGAACCAGTTGATGTGGCCtttgagaagaagaaggagaaactGATGAAAAAAATGGATGAATTAAACCCACAAAAAGCAAAAATTCAGAAAAGAGTACAGAATCTGCAGGATCGTAAGAGGAACGTCCAGGAGAAAGCCTCCGATAAGAGGAAGAATATCAGTAAGATATTTATGGACATTAGTAAGGAACTGAAAATGGCAGAAAAGAAAGCGCTGAACGAGGTCTCCAGGCAGGAGGAGAAGAATGTGTCTCAGATTTCTCATCTGATCAAGAAACTGGAAAAACAGGAGGAACAGCTGTCTAGGAAGGTGCGCCACTTGGAGGAGATGTGTCGTGTCACCAACCCAATAAGACTCTTACAAGAAAGGGACATTACAGATTGTAATCATGGAGGTGAGGAGGACTCAGGGGGAGATGGTGGAGAGGTCAGTTCTGAGGAGGATCTAGATGAGGTTCTGATCTCGCTGACATTACACCAATCTATGAGGGATATTGTCACCAATGTAACATCAGAGCTTGGTGTCCATGTCCCAGACATATTGCTGGATGTGGACACTGCTCATAAGTGGGTGAAATTATCAGAAGATCTTAAAACAGCAACAAGATCAGAAGAAAAACAGGAGAGACCAAAATCATCCGGAAGATTTCTAACTTATGCTCAGGTGTTAAGCAGATGTGGCCTctcctcaggacgacattactgggaggTGGAGTGGAACCAGATAGGAGGATGTTGCATCGGATTGTCCTATCCCAGTATGGAAAAGAAAGGAGAGCAGTCTTGTATTGGATATAATGATAAATCCTGGTGTTTGTACATGTATGGAGCAGTATATGAAGCATGTCACAACTCATACAGAATAATCCTCAAAGTAAAACCAAAGTATCCAACACTTGGCGTCTTCTTAGACTATGAGGCCGGGTGTCTGTCCttctatgagctgtgtgaccccatcagacacttacacaccttcaccgCCTCCTTCACTGAACCCCTACATGTGGTCTTCCATGTCTATGATGGTGCCGCTGTTACAATAAGAAGCTGA